In Chrysiogenia bacterium, one DNA window encodes the following:
- a CDS encoding flavodoxin family protein, whose protein sequence is MAEIAIIYHSGYGHTKKVAEHVAKGAATAGGAEVKLFAVEELADSLSPLKSADAMIFGSPTYMGGVSAPFKAFMDATSNLWMQRRWKDKIAAGFTNSGSLSGDKLAVLQHLAIFAAQHGMIWVGQSEMPTLTMEPGQPSHVNRVGGFLGLMAQSNNAPADQTPPEGDLKTAEMFGKRVAQATLRWLAGKSG, encoded by the coding sequence ATGGCGGAGATCGCGATCATCTATCACAGCGGCTACGGCCACACGAAGAAAGTGGCCGAACACGTGGCCAAGGGCGCGGCTACCGCAGGCGGCGCGGAAGTAAAGCTCTTCGCCGTCGAGGAACTGGCCGACTCGCTCTCGCCGCTCAAGAGCGCCGACGCGATGATCTTCGGGTCCCCGACCTACATGGGCGGGGTTTCGGCTCCCTTCAAGGCCTTCATGGACGCCACTTCCAACCTGTGGATGCAGCGCCGGTGGAAGGACAAGATCGCCGCGGGCTTCACCAACTCGGGAAGCCTCAGCGGCGACAAGCTCGCCGTACTCCAACACCTGGCCATCTTCGCCGCCCAGCACGGCATGATCTGGGTGGGACAATCTGAAATGCCCACGCTCACCATGGAGCCCGGCCAGCCCTCCCACGTCAACCGCGTGGGCGGTTTCCTGGGACTCATGGCCCAGTCCAACAATGCCCCGGCCGACCAGACCCCGCCCGAGGGTGACCTCAAAACAGCGGAGATGTTCGGAAAGCGCGTCGCCCAGGCGACGCTGCGATGGCTTGCGGGGAAGTCCGGCTGA
- a CDS encoding thioredoxin family protein: protein MTTNKKKATFYMTGCPVCISVEERVTRAIDASRYQIERVNLLQDRSRIDEARRAGVESVPALVIENMPFHINAVAKLAEI, encoded by the coding sequence ATGACCACCAACAAGAAGAAGGCCACGTTCTATATGACCGGTTGCCCGGTCTGCATCAGCGTCGAGGAGCGCGTCACCCGCGCCATCGATGCCAGCCGCTACCAGATCGAGCGCGTGAACCTGCTCCAGGACCGAAGCCGCATCGACGAGGCCCGCCGCGCCGGCGTTGAATCGGTCCCGGCACTGGTCATCGAGAACATGCCCTTCCACATCAACGCCGTGGCAAAGCTCGCAGAAATCTAG
- a CDS encoding aminotransferase class V-fold PLP-dependent enzyme, whose protein sequence is MSAPTIDHIRENEFPVLQNYLPLNHAGVAPVCMRASVANAQMGSKLARNGFAGYDAYMEQLAKVRALCGWFIGAQAEEIAFVRNTSHGLSLVAAGLDWKSGDNVVTTDAEFPANMYPWLNLKDRGVEVRTVSAKGRAPSLEEFAAVVDERTRVLAISHVEFSTGCRFDIKALADLVHSKGGYLCVDAIQSLGVIPVDVTREGIDFLSADGHKWMCSFEGTGFFYCKRELLGRIRPSHLGWNSVKSQFDFDHYDLSFPDHARKFEEGSLPLPLIFALGKALELLIEVGMDEVHRRAMGAAAALRAGLSERGLKDLTVLGPGGPTPVVIVGGEFDLAAATAALTEKGVQHAPRGGGLRLSPHHYNNVHDAERFWALFDEVVR, encoded by the coding sequence ATGAGCGCGCCCACCATCGACCACATTCGCGAGAACGAGTTTCCCGTCCTGCAGAACTACCTGCCGCTCAACCACGCCGGCGTTGCTCCGGTGTGCATGCGGGCCTCGGTGGCCAACGCGCAGATGGGCTCGAAGCTCGCGCGCAACGGCTTTGCCGGATACGACGCCTACATGGAACAGCTCGCCAAGGTCCGCGCGCTGTGCGGGTGGTTCATCGGCGCCCAGGCCGAGGAGATCGCCTTCGTGCGCAACACCTCCCACGGCCTCTCGCTGGTCGCTGCGGGACTGGACTGGAAGTCCGGCGACAACGTCGTCACCACCGACGCGGAATTCCCGGCCAACATGTATCCCTGGCTCAATCTCAAGGACCGGGGCGTCGAAGTGCGCACGGTGAGCGCCAAGGGCCGCGCGCCGAGCCTGGAAGAGTTCGCGGCCGTGGTCGACGAGCGCACCCGCGTGCTGGCCATCTCCCATGTGGAGTTCTCCACCGGCTGCCGCTTCGATATCAAGGCGCTGGCCGATCTCGTCCATTCAAAGGGCGGTTACCTGTGCGTGGATGCCATCCAGAGTCTGGGCGTCATCCCCGTGGACGTCACGCGCGAGGGAATCGATTTCCTGAGCGCCGACGGGCACAAGTGGATGTGCTCGTTCGAGGGGACGGGCTTCTTCTACTGCAAGCGCGAGCTGCTGGGTCGCATCCGCCCCTCGCACCTCGGATGGAACTCGGTGAAGAGCCAGTTCGATTTCGATCACTACGACCTGAGCTTCCCCGACCATGCGCGCAAGTTCGAGGAGGGTTCGCTCCCGCTGCCGCTGATCTTTGCGCTGGGCAAGGCACTCGAACTGCTGATCGAAGTGGGCATGGACGAAGTGCATCGCCGCGCCATGGGCGCGGCCGCCGCATTGCGCGCCGGGCTCTCCGAGCGCGGGCTCAAGGACCTCACCGTGCTGGGCCCGGGCGGGCCGACCCCAGTCGTCATCGTCGGCGGCGAGTTTGACCTGGCCGCCGCAACAGCAGCACTCACCGAGAAGGGCGTCCAGCATGCCCCGCGCGGCGGAGGCCTGCGCCTCTCACCGCACCACTACAACAACGTCCATGACGCCGAGCGCTTCTGGGCCCTGTTCGATGAAGTCGTGAGATGA